A single genomic interval of Halichondria panicea chromosome 2, odHalPani1.1, whole genome shotgun sequence harbors:
- the LOC135331112 gene encoding transcriptional regulator Myc-A-like: MASLVEMQDLTQVSVVTSSLLADSEVHALVMSNFQSVPGPLPTPPLSPEHIDSSPPCLSYVVDQVENSIEDQRAEALLDHILKCEQIQIPNFDVTGSFTSSQTPFGTSPISDDVLVCADRGVELLIQDCMWNSHAYEPRSIIGNVNGVYTPAPSPPPISDQTKEAEEPEDSEACSESGSNDINDEPDDVQSECISPCDIFPTYTIVTDKEGTKATPKPRSNTSSVQSEGSRHPQAMSSESDEEIDVVTVTERVPTRMATRKRQFSISAPCSRQTSPVPSSPKKRKYSVKKLQRINSNCSSVGGSSVGDGTESDDEHRRASHNILERKRRNDLKYSFQILREQVPELEDNQRAPKVTILRKAADYIRRIQLEGNAMEQELEKERKREARLRQRLAFLKAMPVRC; encoded by the exons ATGGCTTCCTTAGTTGAGATGCAAGATTTGACCCAAGTATCAGTTGTTACCTCCAGCCTGTTGGCAGACTCAGAGGTCCATGCCTTAGTGATGTCCAACTTCCAATCTGTTCCCGGCCCCCTCCCCACACCACCCCTCAGCCCTGAACACATCGACTCTTCTCCTCCTTGTCTCTCTTATGTCGTGGACCAAGTGGAGAACAGTATCGAGGACCAGCGTGCAGAAGCTCTACTTGACCATATACTTAAGTGCGAACAAATCCAAATCCCAAATTTTGATGTAACCGGTAGCTTTACCAGCAGTCAAACACCCTTTGGGACCAGCCCAATTTCCGACgatgtgcttgtgtgtgcagATCGCGGAGTGGAACTTCTCATACAAGATTGCATGTGGAACAGTCATGCTTACGAACCTAGGAGCATCATTGGGAACGTTAACGGTGTGTACACACCTGCCCCCTCTCCTCCTCCAATCTCTGATCAGACAAAGGAAGCGGAGGAGCCGGAAGACAGTGAAGCGTGTTCCGAGAGTGGTAGTAATGACATCAACGACGAGCCTGACGATGTCCAATCAGAGTGTATCAGCCCGTGCGACATCTTCCCCACCTACACCATTGTGACTGACAAAGAAGGTACTAAAGCGACACCCAAGCCGAGGTCTAACACTAGCAGTGTGCAGAGTGAGGGGAGCAGACATCCCCAGGCCATGTCCTCAGAATCAG ATGAGGAGATCGATGTAGTCACGGTGACTGAACGTGTACCCACACGCATGGCCACCAGAAAACGACAATTCTCAATCTCAGCCCCTTGTTCCCGACAGACCTCTCCCGTACCCTCCTCTCCAAAGAAGCGCAAATACAGTGTCAAAAAACTTCAAAGGATCAACTCAAACTGCTCAAGTGTGGGAGGCTCGAGTGTGGGAGATGGTACAGAATCGGACGATGAACATCGAAGAGCCTCACACAACATCCTCGAAAGAAAGCGACGAAACGACCTCAAGTATAGTTTCCAAATCCTGAGGGAGCAGGTGCCAGAACTAGAGGACAACCAACGAGCACCCAAGGTTACTATTTTGAGGAAGGCGGCTGACTATATCCGCCGTATCCAGCTAGAGGGTAACGCAATGGAACAAGAGCtagagaaagaaagaaagCGTGAAGCACGCCTCAGGCAAAGACTGGCCTTCCTCAAGGCTATGCCTGTTCGCTGTTGA